One Denticeps clupeoides chromosome 10, fDenClu1.1, whole genome shotgun sequence genomic window carries:
- the dffb gene encoding DNA fragmentation factor subunit beta yields the protein MTRKRPTNIKLVKVRRPGDAGKFGVAAGSLEELVEKACRLLKSPQPGSHVCLYEDGTELTEDYFQSLADNTELVLLAKGESWTGFFSDIKHILFLDKYDELLIQAAKDLLSDEHSQKRRRILGDLLFNLKDKSETEKREDDEGWFEGVDARFKTKSAYMKYNCESRIRGYLKEVDAYAQTIHSAKAQAEYKKVATSMTMHLKSAKYNGCYFDRTEEEARRVCTKEGWFSCQGAFDEDKCRSLHSINPYGNRESRILFSTWNLDHRIEKKRTILPALTEALDTRLSSAINIEYFYKLLFTTENLKLVHIVCHKKGSHSLTCDKKKIYKRMKRVQK from the exons ATGACGCGGAAACGGCCGACAAACATTAAACTGGTGAAAGTGCGCAGGCCCGGCGACGCCGGGAAGTTCGGGGTGGCGGCGGGGagcctggaggagctggtggagaagGCGTGCCGGCTGCTGAAG TCACCGCAGCCTGGGTCACATGTTTGCCTGTACGAGGATGGGACGGAGCTGACTGAGGACTATTTTCAGAGTCTTGCAGACAACACCGAACTCGTGCTGTTAGCCAAAGGAGAGAGCTGGACAGGAT TTTTTAGTGACATCAAGCATATCCTGTTTTTGGACAAGTACGATGAGCTCCTCATTCAGGCAGCTAAAGATCTGCTCTCAGACGAACACTCCCAGAAACGCCGCAGAATACTCGGGGACCTGCTTTTCAACCTGAAGGACAAATCAGAGACGGAGAAAAGAGAGGACGATGAAGGCTGGTTCGAAG GGGTTGATGCCAGGTTCAAGACCAAATCCGCTTACATGAAGTACAACTGTGAAAGCAGGATTCGGGGCTATTTAAAGGAG GTCGACGCATATGCCCAGACCATTCACAGCGCAAAGGCCCAAGCTGAATATAAAAAGGTGGCGACCAGCATGACCATGCACCTAAAATCAGCCAAATATAATGGCTGCTACTTTGACAGGACTGAAGAGGAAGCACGTCGTGTCTGCACAAAGGAGGGCTGGTTCTCTTGTCAG GGTGCATTTGATGAAGATAAATGTCGGTCTCTACACTCCATAAACCCGTACGGGAACCGAGAGAGCAGGATTCTCTTCAGCACCTGGAATTTGGATCATCG AATTGAGAAGAAGAGGACCATTCTCCCAGCTCTTACGGAAGCACTGGACACCAGACTGAGTAGTGCCATCAACATTGAATATTTCTATAAACTGCTTTTTACAACCGAGAACCTAAAGCTGGTTCATATTGTATGTCACAAAAAGGGCTCACATAGCTTGACTTGTGATAAGAAGAAGATTTATAAAAGGATGAAAAGGGTCCAAAAGTAG
- the c10h1orf174 gene encoding UPF0688 protein C1orf174 homolog, with protein sequence MAVDGEGASALPERPFGACADGEERSRPAPRTEPGAKAARDAGDAGDAAGRRDKENAVKPTPAESSKKSAEGDPGIFLDEDSNQIYPVEQFFGNMDLIPDYPQKSTATKAESRREYRRRHYFAKEDSDEEGPV encoded by the exons ATGGCGGTCGACGGCGAAGGCGCCAGCGCGCTCCCCGAGCGGCCCTTCGGCGCCTGCGCCGACGGAGAGGAGCGCTCCCGGCCGGCGCCGCGCACCGAGCCCGGCGCGAAGGCGGCCCGCGACGCGGGCGACGCGGGCGACGCGGCGGGCCGCCGGGACAAAGAGAACGCGGTGAAGCCGACGCCGGCGGAGTCGTCGAAGAAGAGCGCCGAGGGAGACCCCGGCATTTTCCTGGACGAGGACAGCAACCAGATCTATCCGGTCGAGCAGTTCTTCGGCAATATGGACCTGATTCCG gaCTACCCGCAGAAGAGCACTGCTACGAAAGCGGAGAGCAGGCGAGAGTACCGCAGGCGGCATTATTTCGCTAAAGAAGACAGCGATGAAGAGGGTCCTGTATGA
- the b3gnt7l gene encoding UDP-GlcNAc:betaGal beta-1,3-N-acetylglucosaminyltransferase 7, like, translating into MDSCFRRKRVLKTVISVTLVFATLLMIQKFKVVEHHTKHLHAWCGSACDPPDGRSSAGNSSPPARASWDVAALNCSENSSVRTKDWFRRLDPRFHQFVLRRHCRYFPMILDHPEKCSGGDTDLLVAVKSVIEQHDRREAVRRTWGREQVIGGLRVKTLFLLGSPAFGKDARNLQKLLEFEDRIYGDILQWDFMDTFFNLTLKEVNFLKWLNIYCSGVKFIFKGDDDVFVNTHNLVELIGFKTEEHKTQDLFVGDTISKAIPIRNRQSKYYIPKELFDKPYPPYVGGGGFLMSSHLARRLFTVSEDVELYPIDDVFLGMCLQRLRLSPEMHPGFKTFGIMKRRVSPMNSEPCFFRNLIVVHKLGPQELLRMWSVVQNRNLACAKKNAVL; encoded by the coding sequence ATGGATTCCTGTTTCAGGAGGAAAAGAGTCCTGAAGACCGTCATCAGCGTGACTCTGGTCTTTGCCACGCTGCTCATGATCCAGAAGTTCAAGGTGGTGGAGCACCACACGAAGCACCTCCACGCCTGGTGTGGATCGGCGTGCGACCCACCCGACGGCAGGTCCTCCGCGGGAAACTCGTCTCCTCCGGCCCGGGCGTCGTGGGACGTGGCGGCGCTCAACTGCTCCGAAAACTCGTCGGTGAGGACGAAGGACTGGTTCCGACGCCTGGACCCCCGGTTCCACCAGTTCGTGCTGCGCAGGCACTGCCGGTACTTCCCCATGATCCTCGACCACCCGGAGAAGTGCAGCGGCGGGGACACGGACCTGCTGGTGGCGGTCAAGTCGGTCATCGAGCAGCACGACCGGCGCGAGGCCGTGCGCAGGACGTGGGGCCGGGAGCAGGTCATCGGGGGCCTGAGGGTGAAAACCCTCTTTCTCCTGGGCAGCCCGGCGTTTGGCAAGGACGCCAGGAACCTCCAGAAGCTGCTGGAGTTCGAGGACAGGATCTACGGGGACATTCTGCAGTGGGACTTCATGGACACCTTTTTCAACCTCACGCTCAAGGAGGTGAACTTTCTCAAGTGGCTCAACATCTACTGCTCGGGCGTCAAGTTCATCTTCAAAGGGGACGACGACGTCTTCgtcaacacccacaacctggtgGAGCTCATCGGGTTTAAGACGGAGGAGCACAAGACACAGGACCTGTTCGTGGGGGACACCATCTCTAAGGCGATACCCATCCGAAACCGCCAAAGCAAATACTACATCCCCAAGGAGCTGTTTGACAAGCCCTACCCACCCTATGTGGGTGGAGGGGGCTTCCTGATGTCCTCGCACTTAGCCAGGAGACTCTTCACCGTCTCCGAGGACGTGGAGCTCTACCCCATCGACGACGTCTTTCTGGGAATGTGCCTGCAGAGGCTGCGCCTGTCGCCGGAGATGCACCCGGGCTTCAAGACGTTCGGGATCATGAAGCGCCGGGTCAGTCCCATGAACAGCGAGCCGTGCTTCTTCAGGAACCTCATCGTCGTCCACAAGCTGGGCCCGCAGGAGCTGCTCCGGATGTGGAGCGTTGTGCAAAACCGGAACCTGGCGTGCGCCAAAAAGAACGCGGTTTTGTAG